Part of the Engraulis encrasicolus isolate BLACKSEA-1 chromosome 1, IST_EnEncr_1.0, whole genome shotgun sequence genome, GCTATCTGTCCATGGGCTCCACCCTTAGCTTCAACCTCCCCAAAAACCTGGGATGCCTCCCTTCCTCTTTGCCTGTTATTAATGTGACTGATCCTTCAAAACAGACAAGCGAGGTAGAAACAAAGACTGCCGTTGTCGTCAGTAACGCCCAGATttcacaacagcagcaacaacagcagccttCGCAAACCACGGCCTTTAGCTTGCCTAACGTTGTTGGGTGTCCCCCTTCTTCGTCGACACTCCATATCGCCGATCACCCAAAACAAGAGAATGAAGGGCAGCTAAAAATGGGTGGAATGTCTAAAAATGCCCAGACGTCACCCCAACTACAGCCACCTCGACCCATGACCTTTACCTTGCCCAACACCCCGGGGTGTCCTCCGTCTTCACTCAATGTTAACGTCACTGATCCCCCGATGCAGACTAGTGAGATTAGTGAAAAGGATGTCGGTATCGCTAACGCCAGCCAGATTTCTCAGCAGTCTCCTCAACCCATAACACTTACCTTGCCCAACGATCTGGGCCAGCTTACCTCTCCCCCTGTTGTTCATATCACCGATCGCCAACAAGCATTGACTGATGGTTGCCTGAAGGCTGAAGGTGGTTGTACTGCTAAAAATATCCAGACATCACCGCAACAACAACCTCCACGACCCACATccttgtccaccaccaccaccgccacccaacAAGACCCACCACACGTACCCCTGTTGTCCAAACAGAAGCAGCTTACCTCTCCCCCTGTTGTTAATATCACCGATCGCCCAAGTGATGGTTGCTTGAAGGCTGGtggtgctgctaaaaatgtccagACATCAccgcaacaacaacaaccttcACGACCAACATccttgtccaccaccaccaccgccaccaccaccaccacccatcaagACCCACCACACCTGAGGGCTGGTGGTACCTGTACTGCTGCTAAAAATATCCAAACTTCAccgcaacaacaacaaccttcACGACCCACATccttgtccaccaccaccaccaccgccacccaacAAGACCCACCACACGTACCCCTGTTGTCCAAACAGAAGCAGTTCCTCCTCAGCcccgtggtggaggaggaagtacAGGCGTCTGACTCTCTGATCTCTAAAACTTCACAGTCCTTCGCGATGAGTGAGACCGTCATTGCTGGCAAAACACCGTCAGGAGACACCGTCTCTAAACCCTCACAGTCCTCCATGAGGCTCATTAGCCATAATAAGGCATCAGACACACTTGCTGTACATTCACAGTGCTCAAAAACGGATGAGCCTAGTACCGTTAAGACATCAGAAATGGCTTCTGAAGTTTTACAGTCATCTAATGCTGACGATGTCACTACCCATAATGCATCAGTCATAGTCCCTGAACCTTCTCAGCCTGCTAGTGTTAGTAACACCAATAAGGCACCAAACATGATCCTTGAACCTTCGAATACATCTAAGATTGCTTGCGACGTTGTCAATACACCATCAGATGCAGTCACCGAAAATCCACAGTCCACTGACAGTGATTGTGTTAGTGCCACCAATAGTAACACAACAGGTAGCTCATACAATGTCTGCATTCCCAAGCCCACAGACCAAGACACTGTCCAATCGACCATCACCATTACCACTTCGTCCTCTGTGGGTAAGAGTGAAGATGTTGTTCAAACAGTGAGAGAGATGGCTAAAGGTGATGAAGAAGAGGGTGTTGCGAATAAAACAACATTTTCTGTTCAGGTACCAGTGAAGTTACCCCATTTCGCAACCCATCCACCAAACCCCTCTAGTTCTGCTAATTGTCAGACACATCCACGCCACCAGTGCCTAAGTGTTCACACCAAAATCAAAGACCTTAACGGGCACATTTACCACAGGCCAAAGGAACTGACTTTCACTTTGCCGAAAAGCATTGTGAATATCGCCGAACACTTGGCGACCCAGAAGACCAATCGAATCATAGTCTGTGCTGAATCCAATTGCGTCATATGTTCCGATTCTCCCGCGTCCATGGCAACATCTAGCTCTAGTCCTGGTTCTAAAACAACAAACAGCCATCAGCCTATGGAACCCATTCAGCCAGGACGCTGGGAGtttgagcaggaggaggaggagcttaaAGGCATTTGGGACGGCAAAAGTAATCAACGAGACAGGCAGGAAGTTCCAGCGGGCGGAATCGGAATCGGAATTGGAACTCGCCCCACAGGTTCAAAGGTCAAGACGAGAAGAACGCGTCCGTTGGAGAAGCCGGGAGAGCCTCTGATCCAATGTCCGCCTCTGCAGTCGGTCCTGCAGGTGGGCCATGGGGAATGCCATGTGTTTGCCTGCGATGATAAGCCCTATGGGTCCTCCTTAGGGAGCACAGAACAacagagccagcagcagcagactgAATGGGGAAAGGGGGCCTTCTCTCCTCAAGGCAAAGCAGGTGAGTCATATTATTTGAGAGTCAGATCACTGCTGTAATTGCTAGTtggttatgtctctctctctctctctctctctctctctctctctctctctctctctctctctctctctctctctctctctctctctctctctctctctctctctctctctccctacatctatctatctatctatctatctatctatctatctatctatctatctatctatctatctatctatctatctatctatctatctatctatctatctatctatctatctatctatctacattcattcattcattcattcattcattcattcattcattcattcattcattcattcattcattcattcattcattcattcattcattcatgtattcattcattaattcatgcaTCCATATGGAAGTTGGAGCAGCACAGCAACACAGCTGTTGACTTTTGGTCCTACAACACAATACCATGAGAAGTCTTCCAGTTTTTTTAAACCTCAATAGGGCTGCATGTGAACTATATAGGGCTTTTATCTGAGGTGTGAGGTGTTCAGGACTCGGGAATCATTTTCAGTGTTTTGATTGACAAAAATAGTATGAATTACTATTCTTTCAGATTGTAATTAGGATCAGACCATGACACTATTTTGTCTGTGGAAGATCCTGCGCTTAAATCCACTATCTTTTCTCCCTTAATGTTTATGCAATTTAGATTTTTTCcctgctgtttttattttttgtgaagcacattctgAAGTTTGAAATACGTTACACAAATACATTTGCCTGGCCCTGCCTCTATAACAACTCCCCATGACCTTTCTGCATCTGCCTGTCTTTATTGTTTTTACCCTTACTGACGTCACACACTCTATAGTAGgcctacgcacacaaacacacgcatggctACCCCCACTCCTATATCTGCTTGACTTAGCCTTGTTGTTTTGGTCTGGCTTGGCCAGAACCGAACCCATCTGATGCcagtgtttttttaaattattttttatttaaaaaaaaaaatctaaacccatccccacccccccccccccccccccccccccatggaggacttttatatatatatatatatatatatttgtgtttttgtattCCTTTTTAATTCTATGTATTTCTTTCACTTcataataatataacataataacataGCTCCAAAATGTAATTAAACATCAGGTTAATCATACAAAGGCCATGATAAACAAAAGTCTGATGGCAGTGTTTATGTTGAGTAGTTCAACAGGGTTGAGTTCATGAAAACGTGACATTTGCTGGCGTCGACCTTGCTGCCTGGTTTGACATTTTGGCTTTTGTTGCTTGTAAACCCAGTGTGTGTTAGAAGTCTGTCCGTGATCTGTAGCACCCTCATCATGCTGCGCAACTTCAAAGCTTGTCATTGGAATAAGCTCTGATTCATTTTCTGGCAGATAATCActccctgcactcacacacacacacacacaaaagcacacacacacacacacacacacacacacacacacacacacacacgcacacacacacgcacacacacgcacacgcacgcacgcacacacacgcacacacacactttctatctgcctttctctcttctttctttctatctttttcctttctttctttctttctttctttctttctttctttctttctttctttctttctttctttctttctttctttctttctttctttctttctttctcccccctcctctctctctctcacacacacacacacacacacacacacacacacacacacacacacacacacacacacacacacacacacacacacacacacacacacacacacacacacacacacacacacacacacacacagaacccataACACactgttttctttaaaaaatacattGGTTATAAGCCGGTTTGAAGTTACTGGTTGCATTAAAAAACTGATAAATAGCAGCATGGTCAACTGGTGTTCATGACTGTAAATTGACCTAAAACTTTGCAGTCTAATAGCGCCATCTGCTGGTTGTCTCCACAGAGTCTTCAGGTCGCAGCGTCCACGAGATCTCTGTCGGCTCCAAGAACGAACCGGTGGCCTTCACCCTGACACTGCCAGGGTAAATTGATCCTCTCTCACACATTGGTCAAAACCCTGGACTATTACATTGGCATTTTTGCCAATGTTACTAATGTTACTCTTAGTCCTCACTGTCAGTAGATCCTtgtaatgctgtatgtgtgtgtgtgcgtgtgcgtgtgcgtgtgcgtgtgcgtgtgcgtgtgtgtgtgcgtgtgcgtgtgtgtgtgtgtgtgtgtgtgtgtgtgtgtgtgtgtgtgtttgtgtgcgtgcgtgtgtgcgtgcgcgtgtgtgtgtgcgtgtgcgtgtgcgtgtgtacgcgtgtgcgcgtgtgcatgcgtgtgtgcgcgtgtgtgtggcactCTATGTTAGCCTAGGTCCTGCTCATAGACTACACGTATGTGTGAGGACTgcaaatagaaataaataaaaagaaagcaAAGCAGCTCACTCACtgtctgcagttataggcagtttgcctatatggagaaggagatgccacttgtacccctgactacattacattactttacattacattacattgcatttggcagacgctttataaccaaagcaactttcaaaagaggacataatcatagccaatttCGCCAACATAGCCAACCTGACTAGGCTGCAGACCAGTATAACTTTGGTATTTATGTAGAAGACGCAtcattgcttctttaacattgtttggggcgctgtattgtttcacAAGAATTATTGGCCCTCCCACATAAAGCAATCAAATGTGTTAGTGTGCACGTGTGCTGATGCAGTGCTGATAAGGTATGTAATATGAAATACTCAATAACAACAATTACAATTTTtgtcaattgctaacaagcgcttacccatactttggatactttttctaaactcttaacacaggctaccacctaccaagcacaattggccaaacagtaatttttcttctcaaaagcacacactgttaaatatacacaaagaaatgcattcattgactgctaattgtgtgaaaaaggcatgtaatgtgtcagctgtatggcaatggaaagcccttggtgtgctaattgTATtaagttttgcaaatgtcgctgaggctTGTTAGCAATTCTAAAAAATTGTAACGAGCGCtggaaatcacagcctccatgacgatacgatacggtatcgatttcttaaaacagggattcaattattttcgatatttaagaattccctacgatacgattcaattaaattctatttttttccaattacttttgcacttctattatgttatggattGGAGAGGGGGGccagcaatttgattattttccatacttttaagaatgccccacgatccgatacgattcgattaaatcgtcgcCTGCAGGATCGATGCAtgaccaggggcgtaggcagaaataatgaaacaggtgggcccagaaaaaaacggacgggcccaacccgaaagcgtggaGGTAGATATTATATAATCACACTCAAAAATGATaccttgaaattgaaatcatagaaatcacagaagatgaaccagacttttgacaaaatgattaattatcgctcagtgcaatgccattaattatagttcaaaagttgactgtcaagtgtgaatggggagggcctggatgtcaagtgggcgggcccaggcccacccaggcccacccttggctacgcctatggatgcatcgatacatttcgattattatttgcacCCCTAATACTAACGATCATTGTGTTGCCCATTTAGCCTTTCTATAGCCTTCCCTTATTCTgattttgcctggttaacaccagacctaatcacaagtgagattaggtctggggagttgcctattgtaaattccgtagggggcagaatacttggctattatgacacactgccctgctctccgattgggcagagaaactgttaaggtcggaatgcttggccattatgacacagggcccatgatcttggacgttatgagtcatcctcgccagactgtctttcagatcgaaacgattgtgtagaactaaaggcagtatgggagttcccaggctaattctGATTTGCATTACTTGTAGATGATTTTTATAATGGTTTTTGCATATCCCCTTCTGCCTTGCTCTTTGTACCTGGCACATTTCCTGTTCTTATCTTCAGGCCTTTATGGCCTTGTCACCTGGTTTCATATAACAGgcaactacataataacaacatgaGTCTtggagccactgtgtgtgtgtatgtgtgtctgtgtgtgtgtgtgtgtgtgtgtgtgtgtgtgtgtgtgtgtgtgtgtgtgtgtgtgtgtgtgtgtgtgtgtgtgtgtgtgtgtgtgtgtgtacgtgtgtgtgtgtgtacgtgtgtgtacgtgtgtgcgtgtgtgtgtgtgtgcctgtctgcgtgtgtgcatgcgtgcatgcatgcatgcatgtgtgtgggtgagcgtgtGAGAGATCTAAATAGaagtattaaaatgtgtgtgtgtgtgtgtgtgtgtgtgtgtgtgtgtgtctgtgtctgtgtctgtgtgtgtatgttaaaacTGTGTGGTATCGTCATCAATGTGATATACCCTCTACTATGTGTTAACCTGTCTACCTTCATCCCTTCATCACCCCGCCATCACAACAATTGTATCTATCAAGTACAAGTAGAAGTAGCCTacttttacaaatgtaattacaacattagcaGTATTATATTACAATGTTGAAACCGTAATGtcacaccactagtgttgtacatctgagtacttctactttttacaacTCTGGCAACAACAAAACAAGCCTTGCAGTCGTTTACTAACATGGGTGTCACTCTGCCTTTCTGCCACTAGGGGGCCCTCTAGTCATGCTGCACTACAACAGAGCGACGGCTCCCACTGTCTGAAACTTCCCagcggagtggaggaggaaaCAGCAGATActgataccaccaccaccaccaccaccaccaccaccaagcctCCTCACGTCACACAGACCGCATTGAGCATAGCCAGCACAAACTAGCGCCACAAGGCCAGGGCCACCGCTAGGTTTGGCCAgggccagggctgggctggaagagaaatagggcccgagtacttttggcctaaagggccccctcataattagccgcacagaactgactcaccgatgggccctgcacccttgtgggcccctatcttcagaaatgtgaaaaaaacggtttttattttattttatatacatatttatgaaaattggggcccacaacagtgcgggcccaccgggaaagtcccgctatgccagatggccagtccagcgctgGCCAAGGCCCTGGGATAAAGTAATCGGAAAGGgcccctccactcaatacataccaATGTATTGGAGACCCATTTCcaggccccttctctccctgggcccagggcaactagCCTTTTtgtcctccctgtcggcttccctggtatcGTAGACTTGTACTTGCATACATGTCCAATGCATGGCACAAAGAGTGTGCTTGCTGTGGCTATCTAAAATCCAAAATTCTGTACAAAACACTGTAAGATTTTGTGGACCATGACTGCTAAATTGGACCTGAACAAAGGCCCTACTGTAAAAAGTATGCATGTTTTATGGAATACAGGGTGTGTGAGGAATGGATCAGCacatattaatgaaaaaaaaatgacatgctttctttttttgtggccAATACTTTCGAAATGTATTTAATCTGCAGAAAGACTGATGAATATGTTGATGTTGTTGGGTTTTCATTGATGTTGGTTGTGTGTATTGATGGGATGTTTTTGTATTACATATGATTCTCTTTTGTTACAAATATGTGTACACAGGTGGAAAAGTCATtgcatttaaaacatttttttgttattatctCTCGcacttttttgtattttctttcagAGAAATAAAGCAAACTTGCACAAACCAACCTTGTTTTATTATTGCGATGTGCACCACGGCAGCTGTGGTCGAATGGTAGTAACTGCTGGCCTTGAAactggaaggttgcaggttcgaatccttcAGGGGGcaatgctgttgtgtgtgtgtgcgtgcatgcatgcgtgcgtgcatgcgtgcgtgtgtgtgcatgctttcttGAAGACTGGCCAGGGCAGCAGGACCGGATCAAGATGGCctgtggcccctaggctacaggttgctgtggggctctgtagaaggcaaatttcacaacaaatttaccttgacagtgtcataactaaaCTAACAGGCcaaccaactgtactgaacacaacataaTATTTTTCACTATTGCATCGTGTCACAATTCTGCCCTTTTTctcttttggtcaatcaggggcccctggcagatgggggcccctaagccagtgtttcccaaccaggggtacgtgtaccactaggggtacgccagcacactgtagggggtacttggaaaatgcaatttttaacaaatatttggagcttagttacattgggatagagaaagcgatatagaacttgacttagggggtactcatggcacaccgaaaaggcttgggggtacaaaagacaaaaaaggttgggaaacactgctctaggctacagccatatctagcctgtgtgttaatatgTCACGTGCGCTAATATGGCTGGGTCTTGTTGCAATTATGCAATTCTTGTTTCTTCCTTTGACCAATTGGGGGACCCTGGTAGGTGgagccccttggctgcagccatatctagcctgtgcatttatAGGCCTACCCTGCAGGTCAGCCCTGTCCCAAGCAGCATGTAGCCAACACCTTACCTAACCGTAAGTCGTTTGGATAAAGGCACCTGCAAAGCGTAATGGCATGCAAATTGCTGCAATTTACGTAACTGCAGACTGATACAACTGAATGGCCACATAAGCTAGTAGCCTAATTGCTTAGTTACCCAAGATAaaggtcatcatcatcaccaccccaTTTCAAGCAGAGGCAAATCACCTTCTATCGCTCTTCTTATTCCATGTCATTAAACTGACCCCCactaaaaataggcctactcagtcTTTGACATTCAACTCTAGCGTGTTAAAATTGTAGGCCAACTCAGGCTTGACAAGTTGAACCGTGAAGTAAAACTGATGGAGACTTCCACACACGGTTGCACGAGGGATGCCTTTCATTCAGCGAGGAGATGTATTCCCTTCCCATGACGTCCATACCATATGACATATCTGAGCTGGCGCGCACCGAGGCGCTGATTTTATTTCATTACTTGCATGTGCATACATAACTAAAGGAAGAGACGGCGGAGACACGTTCAGCGCACAGGATCACCAGCGGAGGCCACTAGCGGACCAAATTTAACATGTTGATTGGGCCAGCACAGTTTGCATTATTCCCGGGGTTGGTGTTCAACCATACGTGCTCCAGTTTCTTCCAGCGCTATTGAATGTCAAAGGATGTGCGACTTGAATATGCGCAATAGCAGCTATCAATTCAGTTATTTATGCTCCCAATTTTTGTGGGTAACTATTTTTTAGGACAGAGACTGACGGCAGAGAGAACCAATGAGAAACGTCCATCACGAGTGTGCTTTTGGAATGGTAGCCAATCCGCGATAGGCACGGGCTGGGCTTGCTGCCGGTGCTGTCAGCGCTCGGGAAAGCAGCGTTTCGTTGATATGTGGTGCTACGGAGAACTACACCGTCTGGGGAAATTAAGTGGTTCATTGTTTGCACTACGGAGCCTCGACTAGGATTACAAAACGCGTACTTTCGAATGGAGATGGGATATGTTGGGCACTGCGTAACAGGTAAGCTAAAGTTACGAGTTACCGAACAGCAAGTGTGGCTTTTCTTTTGTGCGTTCGAAACCATTATACGGTTTCCCCCCAACTTTCTGAAATGTAGAGGCACACAGGCAGCGCTGGCTGGCTGGACACCACCAGGCTAGGCTGGGCTAGACTCGAGTCGGCAGGgctagacagccagccagcctacCTACCAAACGTTCAGCGTTGTTGCGCCGAAGTAGCATATCTTTGTTACAGGGACGGTTGTGTTTTGTTCCAAAGTAGTTACATTGTATTTCCCGAAATGTGCAACTTTTGAGCGCAACGCAGTTTGCCTGTGCAGGTGACAGTCTCCAAAGCCTAGTTCTGCGGCTGGGTGTGCACGGACGGGGTGTTTTGTTCAGCTGCATGTTGTTTGTTTTAAGTTTTCTGTGGACCATACATGGTCAAAGGCTTTGCGCGTAATTTCACCAACACTCATTTGGCACAAATGATTGAGCGACATGATGCATAATGTAAATCAAGTCAGTTGGCGTGTTTGTGTTAAGATCTTTAGCACTTGCAAAAGTGACGTTAACACAAAGGTGCAGGGTATTTTCTTGTCGTTTATTTGGATCGTCTAGTTGAGTAACCCACTGTCCCAACGCTACTTTTAAAGCTTTTCGGGTGGAAACTGTGCACGACTCTCCAGCCCATTCACAGGGAAGGGTGGTTACAATGGTAACTCTTTGTGAAAACGTGATTTGTTTCGTTCAACTTTAACGCTGAATGTGTTGTCATTAATGGAGGTTATATCGGCTGGGCCGCCTCAACATCATTACTCAACAGCGTTGAAAACCCTGCCCATGATCCGAAATGGATTCGTCTCGGTCAATTTGTAACGGTTTTAAAGAGAAAAGAAAGTTCTCTGTGCGTTTCCCCCCCGTTTTTTCCCTTTTGAGTGGTAGTAACCTTGACAGCCAGCTGTTGCCTCCATCATCCTGGCAGCTCCTCATCTGAAAGAATCTGAAGCTATTTTACCCCTCACCGGTAAATTGTGCTCTTGGTTATTATTTTTACGAGTTTTGTGGACCTTCCATTGATGCTTCCAAGTTTCTCAGTGAGAGTGGACACTGTCTGACTGactctgtcgtgccgaaaagcgagtgcctgccagaatctgagtgccctcattgaaaccaatgaccaatttttcagatattttttacccatttttgcagataaatctgacacaatttaagatggaaagcctatcaataaagcatctgcattccttctggaagtattgcaaagaactggttacaatttcggtattatttccataaaagaatcgaagaattgtcataacaaatgttacagtttcattcaaatagctcatattaagtggaggacgagtaatgtttcataagcatatttttagttcataaattatgtaattcattctgctaaAATGTGTATAATTGTCTCTCAAAAAatttcattggtttcaatgagggcactcagattctggcaggcactcgcttttcggcacgacaactGCTcgcgttgtgagtgtgtgtgtgtgtgtgttttttttttaattccgtaGAAAGCTAGCTTGATTCACAGTCTGTTTTTACGAGGCGCGACCATAAGGAACCGTGTGAGTCAGGAACACAAGGTCTTTATCTCAGACGGCTGGAAATAttgcctctccctctttctctttctttctccctctgtctctccctcctcctgtgtgctccagtttgCCATTCATCACCTCGAGTCGCTCCGAAGGTGGCCTATTTTCTCTGCTGCTGGAGTGGAGGCTTTACACAAAGACGTGTTAACTTTAGAACAGATACATAAAGACACGGACGGAGCGGGAGCTGGGCTAGTTTAGTTAGAAGAGAGCGGCAGCGTAGTTGATTACGTACGTCTTGCGGCGTGACATTTTGGCCCCTGAACATATCTTATGTCAACACCTGTCCCCCAGGACTCCAAAGGGGGAGCCCATTAAAGGCTGACGTTTGTCcgcgcgcctctctctctcttcgtgagCCTACTCTACAGCCTCGAGCTTTTAgggtctctctcggtctctcggtctctctctctctctctctctctctctctctctctctctctctctctctctctctctctctctctctggtctgtagCAGCAAGTCAGAGGGCAAGTTAACGCTCAAAGTCAGGGTCAGAGCCTTCGGGTTACAAGGTTGTAGCCTACATGATCGCACAGGTGGCTGGGCAACATGGATAAGTAGAGACACATTTTGAAAGTTGGAGGTAGAactagagagaaagacaaaagaaagtAGCAGAACAGAACTCAGATGTAGGCTATCCATCATTAATTGCATCATTTATGAACATAAATAACCTATACAATATGCGTTT contains:
- the LOC134448095 gene encoding mucin-19-like is translated as MNLLSTLTLRLNEHLSRCAELSMDILELESNMAATVSDPDLATLEGLLEQQDDLEVDYHIMEGEVEDMEKLATHLKSLPPERSLLLGEEVQATLQAWEEVGRSLAENRGRLDKFKQLQDFFDKYLAMIAWAEDTRSCMFSSGTVRKDKKGGGREEEEMEEEEEGGVSSKMADLDLRIQQKMEELARLTTAGQTLMADEDLHVADIIRERTEELQSMLGWIQDNWRTQKEQLTQRSRRKRSRRKNKNSPSAAAAAVSAAASESSGTSESSGPRDHAHLANDKKKVMTGGNPEAQRTAVENTAAPPPSTAQPISSGAKNAIDQSPAQLIQGASAKDTISQSPAHPMDILHKDKIDKSQAQPITKTKESMAQSSTQLNASGGMDLIGQSSSQPARIGKDAISQSAGSEPQQHQQQQQHTGSVSSSLSVPSVAPPRVAVVPVNNNNNNNSGSGSNVTSMVVADDAAGGKAQGTLGNSFCLILSFDEEERRISQVQKPAITEEASPEGTHRVSTFLHVNDGNKTAEKTGEEDVNQPSGTQKTNVDITPSKTKGQEEGKRKEHLALTSTRILSSSSFCCSSSSSSSSSSSPSSSSSSSSSSSSSSAPNSPSAPCGPASAVSSVFIPTLQKMATVPSCLGEKITPPSSGKASQRRGSLPALDDSSKATTATTTSTVSASTTHADPSSGLSGVSCFMNTWPLGRRKRRSPLPSTINNNNNINNSELKVYVKPNPLLLSSSSSVPCGRTTTGVVSDATCALGREHVHVLSQQSPLEGTSGGPFKNQCCYLSMGSTLSFNLPKNLGCLPSSLPVINVTDPSKQTSEVETKTAVVVSNAQISQQQQQQQPSQTTAFSLPNVVGCPPSSSTLHIADHPKQENEGQLKMGGMSKNAQTSPQLQPPRPMTFTLPNTPGCPPSSLNVNVTDPPMQTSEISEKDVGIANASQISQQSPQPITLTLPNDLGQLTSPPVVHITDRQQALTDGCLKAEGGCTAKNIQTSPQQQPPRPTSLSTTTTATQQDPPHVPLLSKQKQLTSPPVVNITDRPSDGCLKAGGAAKNVQTSPQQQQPSRPTSLSTTTTATTTTTHQDPPHLRAGGTCTAAKNIQTSPQQQQPSRPTSLSTTTTTATQQDPPHVPLLSKQKQFLLSPVVEEEVQASDSLISKTSQSFAMSETVIAGKTPSGDTVSKPSQSSMRLISHNKASDTLAVHSQCSKTDEPSTVKTSEMASEVLQSSNADDVTTHNASVIVPEPSQPASVSNTNKAPNMILEPSNTSKIACDVVNTPSDAVTENPQSTDSDCVSATNSNTTGSSYNVCIPKPTDQDTVQSTITITTSSSVGKSEDVVQTVREMAKGDEEEGVANKTTFSVQVPVKLPHFATHPPNPSSSANCQTHPRHQCLSVHTKIKDLNGHIYHRPKELTFTLPKSIVNIAEHLATQKTNRIIVCAESNCVICSDSPASMATSSSSPGSKTTNSHQPMEPIQPGRWEFEQEEEELKGIWDGKSNQRDRQEVPAGGIGIGIGTRPTGSKVKTRRTRPLEKPGEPLIQCPPLQSVLQVGHGECHVFACDDKPYGSSLGSTEQQSQQQQTEWGKGAFSPQGKAESSGRSVHEISVGSKNEPVAFTLTLPGGPSSHAALQQSDGSHCLKLPSGVEEETADTDTTTTTTTTTTKPPHVTQTALSIASTN